The nucleotide window TAAAATTAAACAAAAACATCCTATGCCGAAAGTCGAAAAGCAAAAAACCGACCTGTAAAGTCGGTTTTTATCTTCGCTTATGTTGCACTTAATCGCTACTATTAAACTGAAAGCTCAATTGCTTTTCGTTCCCGAAGCTATCCGAAATCCAAACCTCAAAGGACTGTGATACGGTGGACGTGGAAGTGTAATACAACCTGAATTGTTCAGTTGGTAACGAATACAAATCGTTCGGCAGGTAAGGCGGTTCATCGTAATATCTAAGTGTTCCCTGTCCGTCAAATTGGAAGTAGCGGAGAAAATATTGCGTATTGCTGTAATTGCCTGTTCGCTGTATGGTAATGCGTATCTCTACGGTCTGCCCATTGGCAACCTCTTTAGGCACTGGCATCACGTTGACCTCAAAAGGAAAATCGTTCTGTATTTCGAGTTCATCATCTTTGCTACAAGATACCAACGTAACCGAAGCTGTGAGGATTGCCAGCAATACATATATCGGCAGTAAACCTATTCTGAATTTATTAAATATTCCTATCATTGTTTTACGTTTTAAAAATTAAACCTTAATCCCACACCTACGGACGGACGGAACTGTTCCAAGTCTGTACCCCACAAAATCTTTGTACGTCCTTGTAGGACTAACACAAATCGGTCTGACAGGTAGATTTCAAAAGTGAGCCGTCCGCCAGCTCCATAGATGAAGTTGTCCTCACTCAATATTTTCGCTCCGTCATACAACATCGCTTCGCCACGGTTAATGCTTTCATAACCGACTACGCCTGTTATTCCGAAGTTCAGCGTAATGTTCTTACGGGCATCGCCTAACAGGAAGAAGCTGTAACCACCCTCTGCGGAATAGGTTTCCTGCGGTATGCGGAGGTCTTTATACTCGTGGTACTGGTGGGTATATTCCAACGCCCAAAGCTGATAGTTGCCGTTCTTACCGTTTACCGTCATTG belongs to Chryseobacterium gleum and includes:
- a CDS encoding DUF3872 domain-containing protein, whose product is MIGIFNKFRIGLLPIYVLLAILTASVTLVSCSKDDELEIQNDFPFEVNVMPVPKEVANGQTVEIRITIQRTGNYSNTQYFLRYFQFDGQGTLRYYDEPPYLPNDLYSLPTEQFRLYYTSTSTVSQSFEVWISDSFGNEKQLSFQFNSSD
- a CDS encoding conjugal transfer protein TraO; the protein is MKKYIYTVLLVLIGITAAQAQRMLPKQKGLEISAGVMSNDKIGNDYYISAAMTVNGKNGNYQLWALEYTHQYHEYKDLRIPQETYSAEGGYSFFLLGDARKNITLNFGITGVVGYESINRGEAMLYDGAKILSEDNFIYGAGGRLTFEIYLSDRFVLVLQGRTKILWGTDLEQFRPSVGVGLRFNF